The Saliniradius amylolyticus DNA segment AAGTAAAGGCCCTAGAGCGTAATCAAAATCATTCTCCTTCTATTTCCAGCCAATCGGTAGGAGAAAGCCTAAAAGCCCGCTTGCTAGCGTTAAACGAGGAAGATCTCATCTGTTATGGTCAAGCAAAGGCATTGCTTGAGCAGCGCCTTAGTCACATGGAGCATCACTCGGTGAACTCTTGGGTTTATGCCTCGGTTAACATAAATAACAATAATCGCTTAGCTGGCTGTGCGTTTTATCATGGCGGTACACAGCCTGTTAGACTGGTGGTTAAGGTTGGCAATGAGGTGCTGCAAACCCTGACAGCCGATAATTACTTTACCGGATTTCCTCGCTGGTGCTTTCCCCGTCATCGCTACGTGGGCTTTCAAAGCGAGAAGCTACCTCGGACAGAAGGTGACGTTGTTTCGCTAGAGGTGAAGTCTACCGGTCAACTGTTATTCAGACTGAAAATTGAGTAGGAGGCTTCCACTGAGAAGTGTGACTCTGGTAGCATCCGTCTGATCTTTACTACTTTGAACTTGGAACCACCTTAATCAAAGGCGAGTATGTCAAACCTTAACTCTCTTATTGCCGATTATTGTCGGTGGTTTAATCTGCTTACTGCTAAGGTCGCCGAACTGTGCCATGCCCACCTTTATTTATCGGTGGTGTTATTTCTGATCAACCAGGTTAGTCAGGTTCTGGTTGTGTTTATCCCATTAAAGCTACTGATTGTTATCGGCTCAGAGGGTGTGCCGCGTTTTATCAGGCCTTTTATTCCTCAAATAGAGCAGGAAACTTTGATTATTGGGCTGGCTTCCGGGGCCGGTATTGCCTACTTCCTCTACCTGTTGAGCGATATGGCCCTTAATAAGCTGGCAATCAGGGCAGGGCGAAGGATTGTGGAAGGGTCAGACAAGATATCCTTATTTGACAATCAGCAAGAATTTTCAAAGTTAATGTTTACCCGAGTGGCCCGAACCTGGGGTGGTGTACTTATGGTGGTCGGTGGTATGGCCCTGGGGTATTTGCTTGACTGGCGTATTTATGCAGTTTTAACCGGGTTGTTAATACTGGAATACACAGGCATGGTATTTTATTGGCGCTATTTGAGTCAGCCTAGGCAGTCTCTGAATAAAATTTCCTTTATTAACCGTAAGACTACCTATTTGCAGGGGCTGTCAGCGATAAACTTTGGTGTGGTTTTTTTATTTTTGGTTTATTTCTTCTGGGTGGAGAGCTATAGCTTTATTGTCGGTATCATCATCATTCTCCTTACACGTCAGGTGATGATCCGCTTCACTTTGGCCTTTAATGACGCCTTTATTACCCATCAACAGAAAGAAAAAATCAGCGCCTTGTATTTTTCAGACGTGAAGCTGATAGAGGTAAAGAAGCAGCATGAAGTCACCTTTGTTGAGGGGCTGTTGCCGCAAAACTGGCCGCAGACAATAGCAGATCTCAATGCTTGCTCCCATATTGATCTGCTCAGTTACCAGTGGCAATGGGTTGATAGTGGCGTGAGAAATATCGCTTGTTATCTGGGCCAGGCAGAAGGCCATTCAAATGATTACGATCTGCTGCTGAAACTCTATCCACTGCAGCAGGAAAAGAACTATCACTCGGATAAGTTAATCAGAGAAGAACTGGACAGTGATTTTGCTTTAAATACGCGGGTTATTGACTCTGGTGAGTCCGAGGGTAAATATTTTTTGCTGGTTGAGGGGCCTTTCAATTCTTCAGGGAAGCAGAATATCACTAAGACGCTTCTTGATAGCGCAAGGCAGGCATTATGGTGTTATCCATTACCGGAATACCTGCATAGCAAGGTAGCTCGTAGCACCCCAATGGTGCATGAGCGCTTGGAGGTTGATAAGCTCGCGGAGATCCGGGTGTTGGGGGAGAATCCCATACTGGATGAAGTGCTTAGGCTGTATCCTCGCATCTGTCCTTATATTGATAACCTACCAACCTTCTTGTTTAATCGTGCGCTAAATCCCGGTGCTCTTTTAGTTTCTAAAGATGGTGAACCTAAAGTCAGTCACTGGCATGCTCTGGGAGTTGAGCCGTTGGGTATGGGAATGCGGCTGTCTGAACTGGATGAAGTTGGAGAAGAGATTCTGAGTCGATTGAGAGAAACGCGTGAAGACTGTCAGGGGCTGTCCTTGGCGTCATTAAAGCTGGTTTCCACTCTGGCTGTGTTGGAAGGGTTGTTAAATGGGCAGAAATACAGTGAGGCCGCTCAATATATGGAGAAGTTCTCAGTATTAATGAAAGAGTGTCTGGATGGACAATAAAACGATACAAAACGCTAGAGTCGTGGTGCTGTTAGCGACCTATAACGGGGCTTCCTATTTAAAAGAGCAAGTCGACAGCTTACTGGAACAGACTCTTTCGGTAGAGGTCCTTGCACGAGACGATGGCTCCAGGGATGCCACGATGGATATATTGCGCAGTTACGATGATGTTTTATTGCTCAACGATATAGAGGGCGATGATTTTACCCCTGACTCCCCCGCTGCAACTTTCTACCAAGCTAACTATGTAAGAAACTTTTCCATACTATGTGAGTATGCGCTTAAGCACACCGACGCCGAGTATATCTTCTTTTGTGATCAGGATGATGTATGGCACCCGGATAAAGTGGAGTTGACTGTAGAGGCAATACGGCAGGTTGAGGACTCAGAAGGGAAGAATTTTCCGGTGGTGGTTCATACTGATCTTACCGTGGTTGATGAAAAGTTAACCCCATTAGCCCAGTCGTTCCGTGAGTTTGAAGGGTTACCACACCCTGACGAACATGGTTTGTCCCGTGCTTTGGTTCAGAACGTGGCAACAGGCTGTGCGATGGGGTTTAATCGCCGTTTGTTATCCTTGATGACGCCTATTCCGCCCGAGGCTGTTGTGCATGACTTCTGGTTTTATATTGGCGCCAAGCTGGCAGGGAAAACGTGTTACTTGAATAAGGCGCTGATCGATTACAGGCAACACACCGGCAATTCTATTGGCACCATCTCCGCCAAAGAGCGCTTTAGCTACATCAAGCCTTACTTTTACCGGAGCCTGCTGCGTTTCCCGATAAACCTGAAACGAACCCTTCACCAGGCAAAGGCGTTGAAGCGTGTTGTTAATGGTAGTGGCTTAAAGCTCTCTCAGGCTCAGTTTAGCCAACTTGAAAATATGGTCACTCTCGATACTATGAGTCCGATATCACGTGTTAGGATGCTGCGCCAATTATTTCCCGGTCGGCGTTCAATCGGAGAGAGGCTTTATTTAAGCCTGTTGTTATTGTTCTTGCCTTTTATTTCCTCTGGGCAGAGCCGCGAAAAAAAAGAGGCTCCGGGAAATCAGCCTAGGGCGCCCCATATTTAATATGCCCCTTTTCTCCGTCTGCATCCCTCACTATGGCTCAGAACGTCTTTTACTTGAAGCCGTAAAAAGCGTTGCTGTGCAAACTGTTCGAGACTTTGAGTTGATTATTTCGCTAGACTCACCCGTCTCTGATGCTGCACTGACTCATATTCGTGAACTAGTACCAGATGTAAAGATTACACAATGCCCCACCAGCGGTATTGCTCAGAACTGGAATCATAGTGTCGAACAGGCGACCGGTGAATACACCGTGTTACTGCATTCCGATGATAAGCTTAAACTTGGTTATCTGGGCCTAATGAACAAACTTATTCAACAATATGATGTTGCCGATGCCTGGTTTTGTGGTGTTGCGCTGATTGACGAATGCGGTCAGGCAACCTGGAGCTTTGCTGATAGCGTTAAAACTTGGATAGAGCCAGCACAGCAAGAATATTGTCTGGAAGGCGACCTGGGCCTGGCGCAGATTCTAAAAGGTTGCTTTGTTTATTGCCCGACGATTTGCTACCGAAGTGAGGTGATTAAAGAGTTTGGTTTCTCAGAACGCTGGGGAATGGTGTTAGATCTGGACTTGTATGCGCGGCTTTTGATGGGGGGCAAGTGTATCGTCGGTACTCGGGACGTACAATTTGAATATCGCCGCCACAGTCAGAGTACTACGGCCCAACTCACCAAAGACCGCACTAGGTTTGAGGAAGAGTGGATGCTTTACCAGTTAGTTACTGAACAAGCTGAAACTATTGCATGGCAGAAAACAGCGGCCGTGGCGAAACGCAAATTAATATTACGACTTCATGCCCTTTTCTGCTCGGCTAAGGCGTTAGCCGCTCTTGAGGTGAAGCTTTCTCTGGCTTACTTTCGCCAGGCGTTGGTTAAGTAAGTTTCAGCCTTAACGGAAATATCCGTTCGGGTTCTTGGATTGCCAGTGCCAGGTGTCACGGCACATCTCATCGATGCCCCGCTTGGCTTCCCAGTTCAGGCCTTGTTTGGCCTTTTTCGGGCAGGCATAGCAACTGGCCACATCACCAGGGCGGCGGTCGACAATTTCATGGGGGATTGCCACGCTATTGACCTTCTCGAAGCTTTTTACCATATCCAGCACGCTGTAACCCTGGCCGGTGCCCAGATTGTAGGTTTCTAACCCTGGTTTATTCAGGGTTTGCAGGGCTTTTAAATGGCCGTCGGCCAGATCTTCAACGTGAATGTAGTCACGTACACCGGTGCCGTCATGGGTGTTGTAATCATTGCCAAAAACACTGAGCTTTTTCCGTTTGCCAGTGGCCACCTGGGCGATGAAGGGCATCAGGTTATTTGGGATGCCGCTGGGATCTTCACCGATCTCGCCGGATTCGTGGGCGCCTACCGGGTTAAAGTAACGTAGGAGGGCGATACGCCAGGTACCGTCGGCATGGTGCAGATCGCGTAGGATGGTTTCAACCATTAACTTGGACTGGCCATAGGGATTGGTCGGCGTGCCTGTTGGCATGGATTCTTTAAGCGGGAGGGTCTGTGGGTCACCGTATACAGTGGCCGAGGAGCTGAATACCAGGGTTTTGACTTCATGCTCCTGCATCACTTCACACAGGTTCATGGTGCCGTGTACATTGTTTTGGTAATAACGAATCGGCTGGCTGACAGACTCTCCCACGGCTTTCAGACCGGCAAAGTGGATAACAGCTTCGATGCTGCTATTGGCAAAAGCCCGTTTGATATCGGTTGGGTTTAGTAGATCTCCCTGAATAAATCGGATGAGACCGCCGGTTAGGTTTTCTACTCGCCGTAAAGACTCGCGGCTGGAGTTGCTAAGGTTGTCCAAGACCGTGACTTCGTGACCGTTTTCAAGGAGCTGCAATACAGTATGGCTGCCAATATAGCCAGCGCCGCCAGTAACCAGAATGTGACTCATAGCGTTTGACTCAACTCTTGTAGGTAAGTTTTATAAACCTCGCCTAAGACTGAATGTCTCAAGCCGTATTCCACATTGGCTTTCATATAGCCTAGCTTGCTGCCGCAGTCGTGGCTTTTTCCCTTCATGTAATAGGCTTCCACTGGTTCGATTTTCATTAGTGATGCAATGGCGTCGGTTAGTTGAATTTCGTCACCAGCGCCCGGCGGGGTAAACTCAAGCTGCTCCCAGATGTTGGCCGAGAGAATATAACGCCCCACAACGGAAAGATCAGAGGGAGCTTCCGACTGTGCCGGTTTTTCAACAATACGTCTGATTGGTGCGGTTTGGCCCGCTTCGATGGCCTGACCGCCAATATCCACAATGCCGAATTGGTTTACCAGGTGCTCTGGCACCTTTTCTACCATAATCTTGTTGTGACCGGATTGTTCAAAATGGTTGAGCATTTCAGCCAGGTTATCTTGCTTTGGGTTGGCCAGAAAATCGTCGATCAGTACATCCGGTAAAACAACGGCAAAAGGTGCGTTTCCCACTAATGGACGTGCCGTCAAAATAGCATGCCCCAAGCCTTTAGCTACGCCTTGGCGAACATGCATGATGGTTACATCATCCGGGCATATGGACTGGATTTCTTCTAGTAGCTGACGTTTTACTCGTTTTTCCAGTGTGGTTTCCAGTTCAAAGCTGGTATCAAAGTGGTTTTCGATGCTGTTTTTACTGGCATGGGTGACAAGTACGATCTCTTTTATACCCGCAGCGACACATTCATTGACCACATATTGGATCAGGGGCTTATCTACTACCGGTAGCATCTCTTTGGGAATAGCCTTGGTGGCAGGCAGCATGCGGGTGCCAAGACCTGCTACAGGAATAACAGCCTTACGGACCAGAGAGTTCTTTGCTGAGTGCATTGATATAATTTCTTCCTTGTTATGGTAGAGGGCAGATAATACGTTTTTTTGTCGCTAAACGAAATCATCAGCCAGCGATCTGGACTTCATGCCTCTTATTATTCGACATTTTTCCTACGCTCTTAGCCAGGCATGACGTTGTGTAATGGCATAGTTTGGTAATGGATACCATATTAGATGTGATTTTGACGCGGTTATATGGCATGGCAGAGTGTGATGGGTTAACGGCAATAATCACTCTACCATTTGGGCTGTTCAGCCTTTATAATCCCGCTCTGAACTGAGGAGCGTGATCATCTTATTCGTTGTTATCCCCGCAAAAAATGAGGCGTTGACCATTGGAGCTGTGGTGGCGGGTGTCAGGCAGAGTGTGCCTTGCACCGTTATTGTGGTGGATGATGGCAGTGCCGATAATACCGCTAAAGAGGCTACAGAAGCTGGCGCCCTGGTATTGCCGATGGTGCAATCAGTGGGAGCTTGGCTGGCCACTCAGGCGGGCTTGCGTTATGCCGCCAAGTTGGGGGCTGAGCAGGTGATCACCATGGATGCGGATGGCCAGCACAGGGCGGAGGACCTCCCTACTTTATTAGAACAAGGGCAAAACAATAAGGCCGATGTGATTATTGGTGCCTGTGTTGCCCGTGGGTCATTGTCACGCCGGATTGCCTGGGGCTTATTCAAGCGCCTGACCGGCGTCAGTATCGCCGATTTGACCTCAGGTTTTCGTTTGTATAATAAAAATGCCCTGATGGTGTTAACCAGTCGGCAGGCATCCCTGTTGGAGTTTCAGGATATGGGCGTATTGCTGATGCTGCGCTCGGCAGGATTGACTATGCAGGAAGTGTCGGTACGTATGTGTCATCGCACTAACGGGATATCGCGCATCTTTTCGTCGTGGGGGAAGGTCACTTACTATATGATGATCACCTTGTTCTTGTGCTTGGTGAAGGCCATGCCAGAGCGCTCCACTCGTTATATTCGTCGTTTAAAACAGGGAAGCTAATGAGTACACCTCAGATCGTGTCGTCCATTATCGCCGCGTTAATCAGTATCACCATCATCTGGATGGTACGCAGGGACCACCTAATCACCCGGGATGGCCTTAAGTGGATTTTGATTTCCATTGCTATATTGCTTTATGGCTTTTTCCCTCAGTTGAATGACATTATCGGTTCTGGCCTGGGAATCAGCTACCCGCCGATTATTCCTGTATTGCTGGGCATGGGCGTGATTTTGATCAAGCTGCTGATTGCGGATATTGAGCGTGCCCGCATGCAGGTAACAATAAACCGTTTAGTGCAACGTTTGGCCATGCTGGAAGCGGATAGAAAGGATAGTAGCAGGGAGTCTTAAGCTGTATGAGAGAGCTTGGGGTATTTGGACTTTTATGTTTGTCGTTATGCATCGCGGGGTGTGGCGGCGATAGCAGAGAAAACAAAAACTACGACAGGACTTCAGCCTATAAGCTAACAGCCTCACCAGACCAAGACTCAGCCAGATCGTACACCTACCTCAAGACACAATCCGGTGAGTGTCTAAGCGATAGCTTTCAATGTGACCAACAGTCCCCTTCAGTAACTCGCTATAAGGGCGGATTTGGTTTTCGTCCTCACGTTTACGGACATAATACTACTTCTACTTTATATAACGAACTGGATCCATTTGAATCTGGTGAGTTGGTATCTGTATACAGTGGCGTGGTTGGGACCTATTCCGCTAAACACAGCCCGGTAGCTGTCAGTTCAGAAAACTACCAGTATTTTGTTTACTCCGGTCCGGTTTTAACCGATGAAGAACAGAAGGTGGCTACCACTGTTAATGGGGGCGTTAAAACGTCAAGTGAGCTGTTCTGGCGTGAAGACGGAAAGACC contains these protein-coding regions:
- a CDS encoding glycosyltransferase family 2 protein, which gives rise to MDNKTIQNARVVVLLATYNGASYLKEQVDSLLEQTLSVEVLARDDGSRDATMDILRSYDDVLLLNDIEGDDFTPDSPAATFYQANYVRNFSILCEYALKHTDAEYIFFCDQDDVWHPDKVELTVEAIRQVEDSEGKNFPVVVHTDLTVVDEKLTPLAQSFREFEGLPHPDEHGLSRALVQNVATGCAMGFNRRLLSLMTPIPPEAVVHDFWFYIGAKLAGKTCYLNKALIDYRQHTGNSIGTISAKERFSYIKPYFYRSLLRFPINLKRTLHQAKALKRVVNGSGLKLSQAQFSQLENMVTLDTMSPISRVRMLRQLFPGRRSIGERLYLSLLLLFLPFISSGQSREKKEAPGNQPRAPHI
- a CDS encoding glycosyltransferase family 2 protein produces the protein MPLFSVCIPHYGSERLLLEAVKSVAVQTVRDFELIISLDSPVSDAALTHIRELVPDVKITQCPTSGIAQNWNHSVEQATGEYTVLLHSDDKLKLGYLGLMNKLIQQYDVADAWFCGVALIDECGQATWSFADSVKTWIEPAQQEYCLEGDLGLAQILKGCFVYCPTICYRSEVIKEFGFSERWGMVLDLDLYARLLMGGKCIVGTRDVQFEYRRHSQSTTAQLTKDRTRFEEEWMLYQLVTEQAETIAWQKTAAVAKRKLILRLHALFCSAKALAALEVKLSLAYFRQALVK
- the galE gene encoding UDP-glucose 4-epimerase GalE, producing MSHILVTGGAGYIGSHTVLQLLENGHEVTVLDNLSNSSRESLRRVENLTGGLIRFIQGDLLNPTDIKRAFANSSIEAVIHFAGLKAVGESVSQPIRYYQNNVHGTMNLCEVMQEHEVKTLVFSSSATVYGDPQTLPLKESMPTGTPTNPYGQSKLMVETILRDLHHADGTWRIALLRYFNPVGAHESGEIGEDPSGIPNNLMPFIAQVATGKRKKLSVFGNDYNTHDGTGVRDYIHVEDLADGHLKALQTLNKPGLETYNLGTGQGYSVLDMVKSFEKVNSVAIPHEIVDRRPGDVASCYACPKKAKQGLNWEAKRGIDEMCRDTWHWQSKNPNGYFR
- the galU gene encoding UTP--glucose-1-phosphate uridylyltransferase GalU translates to MHSAKNSLVRKAVIPVAGLGTRMLPATKAIPKEMLPVVDKPLIQYVVNECVAAGIKEIVLVTHASKNSIENHFDTSFELETTLEKRVKRQLLEEIQSICPDDVTIMHVRQGVAKGLGHAILTARPLVGNAPFAVVLPDVLIDDFLANPKQDNLAEMLNHFEQSGHNKIMVEKVPEHLVNQFGIVDIGGQAIEAGQTAPIRRIVEKPAQSEAPSDLSVVGRYILSANIWEQLEFTPPGAGDEIQLTDAIASLMKIEPVEAYYMKGKSHDCGSKLGYMKANVEYGLRHSVLGEVYKTYLQELSQTL
- a CDS encoding glycosyltransferase family 2 protein — encoded protein: MIILFVVIPAKNEALTIGAVVAGVRQSVPCTVIVVDDGSADNTAKEATEAGALVLPMVQSVGAWLATQAGLRYAAKLGAEQVITMDADGQHRAEDLPTLLEQGQNNKADVIIGACVARGSLSRRIAWGLFKRLTGVSIADLTSGFRLYNKNALMVLTSRQASLLEFQDMGVLLMLRSAGLTMQEVSVRMCHRTNGISRIFSSWGKVTYYMMITLFLCLVKAMPERSTRYIRRLKQGS
- a CDS encoding DUF2304 domain-containing protein, with the protein product MSTPQIVSSIIAALISITIIWMVRRDHLITRDGLKWILISIAILLYGFFPQLNDIIGSGLGISYPPIIPVLLGMGVILIKLLIADIERARMQVTINRLVQRLAMLEADRKDSSRES